The following coding sequences are from one Leptolyngbya sp. NIES-3755 window:
- a CDS encoding NAD(P)H-quinone oxidoreductase subunit 2 (similar to AA sequence:cyanobase_aa:LBDG_31340), translated as MDFASLVTQLNAGTILPEVIVITTLLVVMVGDLIVGRQNSAKWTPYFAIGGLLTAVGALVTLWDSSSPIGFLGEFNSDDLSIVLRGIVALSAAVTILMSVRYVQQSGTALAEFLVILLTAALGGMFLCGSDEFVSVYVSLETLSISSYLLTGYTKRDSRSNEAALKYLLIGASSSAIFLYGASLLYGLSGGETQLSTIAQKISAAGLDQSIGLVIALVFVIAGIAFKIAAVPFHQWTPDVYEGSPTPVVAFLSVGSKAAGFGLAIRLLVTAFPQVTDQWHLVMTTLAILSMVLGNVVALAQTSMKRLLAYSSIGQAGFVMIGLVIGSDAGYASMLFYLMIYLFMNLGAFTCIILFSLRTGTDQISEYSGLYQKDPLLTLALSICLLSLGGIPPLAGFFGKLYLFWAAWQAGAYVLVILGLVTSVISIYYYIRVVKMMVVKEPQEMSDSVKNYPPIVWNLPGLRPLQVGLVLTLIATSIAGILSNPLFTLANDSVVKSPLLQQAIVKPKAIAKQPSQETAELPQVEIRG; from the coding sequence ATGGATTTTGCTTCTCTCGTAACTCAGTTGAATGCTGGGACGATTCTTCCAGAGGTGATTGTAATCACCACCCTACTCGTCGTCATGGTAGGCGATTTGATTGTGGGGCGACAAAATTCTGCTAAATGGACTCCCTATTTCGCGATCGGTGGTTTGCTCACGGCGGTGGGTGCGCTGGTCACGTTATGGGATAGCTCAAGCCCGATCGGGTTTCTGGGTGAGTTCAATAGTGATGATTTAAGTATCGTGCTTCGGGGGATCGTTGCGCTCTCCGCAGCCGTGACGATTTTAATGTCGGTGCGCTACGTCCAACAGTCGGGAACGGCTCTGGCAGAATTTCTCGTAATCCTGCTCACGGCGGCTTTGGGTGGAATGTTCCTCTGTGGCTCAGATGAGTTCGTTTCGGTTTACGTCTCGCTGGAAACGCTCAGTATCTCGTCTTATTTATTAACGGGTTATACCAAGCGCGATTCTCGATCGAATGAAGCGGCTCTGAAATATCTCCTCATTGGTGCATCGAGTTCGGCAATTTTCCTCTACGGCGCGTCGTTGCTGTACGGATTATCGGGCGGTGAAACGCAATTGAGTACGATCGCTCAAAAAATCTCCGCAGCAGGATTGGATCAATCGATCGGGCTTGTGATTGCGCTGGTGTTTGTGATTGCCGGTATTGCCTTCAAAATCGCAGCGGTTCCGTTTCACCAATGGACACCAGACGTATACGAAGGTTCGCCGACTCCGGTTGTAGCGTTCCTTTCGGTTGGTTCTAAAGCGGCTGGATTTGGTTTAGCAATTCGCCTTCTCGTGACTGCATTCCCCCAAGTCACCGATCAATGGCATCTTGTGATGACGACGCTGGCGATTCTCAGTATGGTGCTGGGTAATGTGGTGGCTCTGGCACAAACCAGCATGAAGCGACTTTTGGCGTATTCGTCGATCGGCCAAGCAGGCTTTGTGATGATCGGGTTAGTCATCGGTTCGGATGCTGGGTATGCCAGTATGTTGTTCTATCTGATGATCTATCTGTTCATGAACCTGGGTGCATTCACTTGCATTATCTTGTTCTCGCTCAGAACTGGAACTGATCAAATTAGCGAATACTCTGGCTTGTATCAGAAAGATCCGCTGCTCACTTTGGCTCTCAGTATCTGTCTCTTGTCGCTTGGTGGAATTCCTCCGCTGGCTGGCTTTTTCGGAAAACTCTATCTGTTCTGGGCAGCTTGGCAAGCAGGTGCTTATGTTCTAGTGATTCTGGGCTTGGTCACGAGCGTGATCTCGATTTACTACTACATCCGAGTGGTAAAGATGATGGTCGTGAAAGAGCCTCAAGAAATGTCGGATTCAGTCAAGAACTATCCGCCGATCGTCTGGAATCTTCCTGGTTTGCGTCCTTTGCAGGTTGGCTTAGTTCTGACCTTGATTGCAACCTCGATCGCTGGAATTCTCTCGAATCCGCTGTTTACATTGGCAAATGATTCGGTTGTGAAATCGCCGTTGTTGCAGCAAGCCATTGTCAAACCGAAAGCGATCGCAAAACAACCCAGCCAAGAAACTGCCGAACTTCCTCAAGTTGAAATTCGCGGCTAA
- a CDS encoding hypothetical protein (hypothetical protein glr0126;~similar to AA sequence:cyanobase_aa:LBDG_28810), with protein sequence MPFSPGDVVSVDFPGATGIKRRPAVVLSSATYHAIRPDIIVGLITSQTKDLGVTDYALQDWAKSGLRVASVFRSFIVTLPSSANVMRIGQLSSIIRARLAGCPRLCKNRDR encoded by the coding sequence GTGCCATTTAGTCCTGGTGATGTCGTCAGCGTTGATTTTCCAGGTGCGACAGGAATAAAACGCCGCCCTGCTGTTGTTTTGTCGTCTGCTACTTATCATGCGATTCGTCCAGATATTATCGTGGGTCTGATTACCTCCCAAACCAAGGACTTGGGAGTGACAGATTACGCGCTTCAGGATTGGGCAAAATCGGGATTACGAGTTGCATCGGTATTCAGAAGTTTTATTGTCACCCTTCCGAGTTCTGCCAATGTGATGCGGATTGGTCAATTATCGTCAATTATCAGAGCGAGATTGGCAGGCTGTCCGCGCTTGTGTAAAAACCGCGATCGCTGA
- a CDS encoding unknown protein (similar to AA sequence:cyanobase_aa:MAE15360) — protein sequence MPPTAQDVYNEIIRALSPTERLRLATLILNELVQQSPPAIDESDAWTEQDQADVVNFSLQYAASLFPEEEAV from the coding sequence ATGCCACCTACTGCTCAAGACGTGTACAACGAAATCATTCGCGCTTTATCACCAACAGAACGGCTACGTTTGGCAACGCTCATTCTCAATGAGTTGGTTCAGCAAAGTCCTCCTGCGATCGATGAGAGTGACGCTTGGACTGAGCAGGATCAAGCCGATGTTGTTAATTTCTCGTTGCAGTATGCAGCTTCCCTATTCCCAGAAGAGGAGGCTGTCTAG
- a CDS encoding methyltransferase type 11 (similar to AA sequence:cyanobase_aa:Npun_F0952) — protein MKPMSTFPGWYFDESNMAGVDFDDAAQVEVYDHYQTMSTPEKEQALVTRLGISANHTVIDLGAGTGNFAIQAALTGSSVHAIDVSRAMLIYAQSKAQKTGAPMIKFHQAGFLTYKHQDKLADFVITKNALHILPDFWKMTAFLRIAEMLKPNGMFYLRDVIFSFPPADYEASINNWIEQVAKPEGEGWTAGDFEMHVREEHSTYGWIIEEMLTRAGFKIVEANYNTLTYAEYLCTKTV, from the coding sequence ATGAAACCGATGTCTACTTTTCCAGGCTGGTATTTTGATGAGTCAAATATGGCAGGGGTTGACTTTGACGATGCTGCACAAGTTGAAGTGTACGATCACTATCAGACCATGAGTACGCCAGAGAAAGAACAAGCTTTAGTCACTCGCTTAGGGATATCTGCCAATCATACTGTGATTGATTTAGGTGCAGGTACAGGAAATTTTGCGATTCAAGCCGCCCTAACTGGATCATCTGTTCATGCGATCGACGTGTCAAGAGCGATGCTCATCTATGCTCAATCCAAAGCGCAAAAAACAGGCGCACCGATGATCAAATTTCATCAAGCAGGCTTTCTAACCTACAAACATCAAGACAAACTAGCCGATTTTGTCATAACCAAAAACGCACTTCATATTCTGCCTGATTTTTGGAAGATGACGGCTTTTTTAAGAATTGCTGAAATGCTCAAGCCGAATGGGATGTTTTATTTGCGAGATGTCATTTTCTCATTTCCGCCCGCAGATTATGAAGCTTCAATTAATAATTGGATTGAACAGGTCGCAAAACCGGAAGGCGAAGGGTGGACAGCCGGAGACTTTGAGATGCACGTACGGGAAGAACATAGTACTTATGGATGGATTATCGAGGAAATGCTGACGCGGGCGGGTTTTAAGATTGTCGAAGCCAACTACAACACCCTGACTTATGCTGAGTACTTGTGCACCAAAACCGTCTAA
- a CDS encoding phosphoribosylaminoimidazole carboxylase ATPase subunit (similar to AA sequence:cyanobase_aa:LBDG_38290), which produces MRVGVIGGGQLAWMMGDAAKKLGIELVIQTPSADDPAVSIAKETIFAPVNDAIATQKLSDRVDVITFENEFVDLDALSQIQTCFRPSLSALKPLLDKYDQRSFLKENNLPTPNFWLPGEQSVSFPVVVKTRRLGYDGQGTLIIRDQASWESAIARLESVPIVIEEFVPFDRELAVMAARSTSGEIIVYPVVETQQENQVCRRVIAPAEVSESIEREISAIAHTLLEQLEVVGIYGIEFFLTKDDRVLVNEIAPRTHNSGHYTIEACETSQFEQQLRAVSGLPLGSSALKCGAALMVNLLGFERAESDYLEKRKAIAKLPDSFVHWYGKSESRPGRKLGHVTVLLDSRESALEMGNAIESIWYR; this is translated from the coding sequence ATGCGAGTTGGGGTGATTGGGGGCGGACAGTTAGCTTGGATGATGGGCGATGCGGCGAAGAAATTGGGAATCGAGTTAGTGATTCAGACACCGAGCGCAGACGATCCAGCCGTGTCGATCGCGAAAGAGACAATCTTTGCTCCTGTCAATGATGCGATCGCGACTCAAAAATTAAGCGATCGAGTCGATGTGATCACGTTTGAAAATGAATTCGTTGATCTCGATGCCTTGTCTCAGATCCAAACCTGCTTTCGTCCAAGTTTATCCGCACTCAAACCGCTTTTAGATAAGTACGATCAGCGATCGTTTCTCAAAGAGAACAATCTCCCTACTCCGAATTTCTGGCTTCCTGGAGAACAATCTGTTTCATTTCCAGTTGTCGTTAAAACTCGTCGTTTAGGCTATGACGGTCAAGGGACTTTGATTATTCGAGATCAAGCAAGTTGGGAGAGTGCGATCGCTCGTCTCGAATCGGTTCCGATCGTGATTGAAGAATTCGTGCCGTTCGATCGAGAATTAGCTGTGATGGCAGCGCGATCGACTTCTGGCGAAATCATTGTTTATCCGGTCGTTGAAACACAGCAAGAAAATCAAGTTTGCCGTCGAGTGATTGCTCCCGCCGAAGTTTCAGAATCGATTGAGCGAGAAATTTCTGCGATCGCTCACACGCTTTTAGAGCAATTAGAAGTGGTCGGAATTTATGGGATTGAGTTCTTTTTAACGAAAGACGATCGCGTTTTAGTGAATGAGATTGCGCCTCGGACTCACAATTCGGGACATTACACGATCGAAGCTTGCGAAACTTCCCAATTTGAACAGCAGCTTCGAGCCGTGAGCGGTTTACCGTTGGGTAGTTCAGCTTTGAAATGTGGTGCAGCTTTAATGGTGAATCTGCTTGGTTTTGAACGGGCGGAGAGTGATTATTTGGAGAAGAGAAAAGCGATCGCAAAACTGCCAGACTCTTTCGTTCATTGGTACGGCAAATCAGAATCGCGTCCGGGTCGCAAGTTAGGACACGTTACTGTTTTATTGGATTCGAGGGAATCGGCGTTGGAAATGGGAAATGCGATCGAATCGATTTGGTATCGGTAA
- a CDS encoding pentapeptide repeat-containing protein (similar to AA sequence:cyanobase_aa:LBDG_38280) has translation MKRIAIGLLTLICSIWMMSSALADPIVGKRYDQQYRPPLSYSNADVRGQDFSGQMLKFAEFTNANLTDANFSDADLSGAAMSASNMTETNLHGANLRQAMVDQVPMVRVDLSDAILTDAMLLRSAFLDVNITGADFTDAILDRAQIRELCAVAQGTNSKTGVDTRESLGCPS, from the coding sequence ATGAAGCGAATTGCGATCGGTCTACTGACTCTCATTTGTAGTATTTGGATGATGTCGAGTGCCCTAGCTGATCCGATCGTCGGAAAGCGCTATGACCAGCAGTATCGCCCACCGTTGTCCTACAGTAACGCCGATGTGCGAGGACAAGATTTTTCTGGACAAATGCTGAAATTTGCTGAATTCACAAATGCGAACTTGACCGATGCGAATTTCTCAGATGCGGATTTGTCCGGTGCAGCAATGAGCGCTTCAAATATGACCGAAACCAATTTACACGGGGCGAACTTACGGCAAGCAATGGTCGATCAAGTTCCAATGGTGCGTGTGGATCTGAGCGATGCAATTCTCACCGATGCGATGCTGCTAAGAAGTGCGTTTTTGGATGTTAATATCACGGGGGCAGATTTTACCGATGCAATTCTCGATCGTGCTCAAATCCGTGAGTTGTGTGCAGTGGCTCAAGGCACGAATTCCAAAACGGGAGTCGATACACGAGAATCGCTCGGATGTCCCTCTTAG
- a CDS encoding precorrin-3B C17-methyltransferase (similar to AA sequence:cyanobase_aa:PCC7424_0379) — MQSLWIGIGCRRGISRETIETAIAQVFDQYKLSANHIAGLATVDRKFDEIGLLEYCEAHHVPLLLFSVEKLSTIAVPNPSLDRPSVAEAAAILASGSTHLIVPKQVIEHRVTIAIA, encoded by the coding sequence GTGCAATCACTTTGGATCGGTATTGGATGTCGCCGGGGAATTTCGAGAGAGACGATCGAGACTGCGATCGCTCAAGTTTTCGATCAATACAAGCTTTCAGCGAATCACATCGCGGGACTTGCCACTGTCGATCGCAAATTTGACGAAATTGGACTCCTTGAATATTGTGAAGCCCATCATGTTCCGTTATTACTATTCTCTGTAGAAAAGCTGAGTACGATCGCGGTTCCAAATCCTTCTTTGGATCGACCGAGTGTGGCGGAAGCAGCCGCAATTTTGGCATCTGGCTCAACTCATTTAATTGTGCCGAAACAAGTCATTGAACATCGAGTGACGATCGCGATCGCTTGA
- a CDS encoding hypothetical protein (hypothetical protein PCC7424_2942;~similar to AA sequence:cyanobase_aa:LBDG_38260), translated as MQVSKHSVLPILLTLTAAALTTGCDDGYDAVRASTPEIKSDLALGDPAFYVNLGNELQQSRKYDEATAVYRKAIVLDLENSDAYTGLGDVLAAQRRTEEAIASYRRSIEINPQNAKAYTGLGNALADRRRLEEAIAAYRRSIRLNPQQMNAYAGLGNVLAQQKKTPEAIASFQKALNASEQTETAQAIAFVGLGRALQTQGRDDEALQLFRKATEVAPDNTWAQIFLGHALANQNQLEEAIAAYQQVLSQPIERKTNLGNSHAIALNGLGSVLQRQGKVKEAIAQFEKAVDTDLNYEAAQRNLERAKQLAQKSAQRIALR; from the coding sequence ATGCAAGTATCCAAGCACTCAGTTCTTCCAATTCTTCTGACCTTAACTGCTGCGGCTCTCACAACTGGATGTGATGATGGCTACGATGCGGTTCGCGCCTCGACTCCCGAAATAAAGAGCGATCTTGCACTGGGTGATCCAGCTTTTTACGTAAATCTAGGGAACGAACTGCAACAAAGTCGCAAATACGATGAAGCCACCGCCGTTTACCGAAAAGCGATCGTGCTTGATCTCGAAAATTCCGATGCCTATACCGGACTGGGCGATGTCCTAGCCGCTCAACGTCGAACTGAAGAAGCGATCGCATCATACCGCCGTTCTATTGAAATCAATCCTCAAAACGCCAAAGCCTATACAGGACTCGGAAATGCACTTGCCGATCGCAGGAGACTCGAAGAAGCGATCGCTGCCTATCGTCGTTCAATCCGACTCAATCCGCAACAAATGAATGCCTATGCAGGATTGGGAAATGTACTGGCACAGCAAAAGAAAACTCCTGAAGCGATCGCATCGTTCCAAAAAGCTTTGAACGCTTCAGAACAGACCGAGACCGCACAAGCGATCGCATTTGTCGGATTAGGTCGGGCACTCCAAACTCAAGGACGCGACGATGAAGCCCTTCAGCTTTTTCGTAAAGCCACCGAAGTCGCACCCGATAATACTTGGGCACAGATTTTCCTCGGTCACGCTTTGGCAAATCAGAATCAGTTAGAAGAAGCGATCGCAGCTTATCAGCAAGTTCTGAGTCAGCCGATCGAGCGGAAAACGAATCTGGGAAATAGTCATGCGATCGCCCTCAATGGATTGGGTTCAGTCCTGCAACGTCAGGGGAAAGTCAAAGAAGCGATCGCCCAATTCGAGAAAGCCGTAGACACGGATCTGAATTATGAAGCGGCTCAACGGAATCTAGAACGGGCAAAACAACTCGCTCAAAAATCCGCTCAGCGAATTGCCTTGAGATAA
- a CDS encoding hypothetical protein (protein of unknown function DUF820;~similar to AA sequence:cyanobase_aa:Cyan7425_3424): protein MTACSPVSQTAEIFYPTGDGEPVAETFDHLYAILITIEVLRQYLSGQQATVLGNQFLYYAQGLPKLRTAPDVMVIFDVEPGGRDNYKIWEEGQVPAVIFEMTSPGTRSQDDSFKKTLYEQLGVQEYWQFDPRGEWIPEKLRGYRLRGETYELITDGQSQPLQLRLTVEEKLIGLYRLDTGEKLLIPDELAAALETAELEAAQERQRAEEERQRAEELAAELARYRERFGDLPDA, encoded by the coding sequence ATGACTGCCTGTTCTCCTGTTTCGCAAACCGCAGAAATCTTCTATCCAACTGGTGACGGTGAACCCGTGGCGGAAACTTTTGACCATCTCTATGCCATCCTGATTACGATCGAAGTCTTGCGACAGTACTTATCGGGTCAGCAAGCGACCGTTTTAGGCAATCAGTTCCTCTACTATGCTCAGGGCTTGCCAAAATTAAGAACCGCCCCCGATGTCATGGTGATTTTTGATGTCGAACCGGGTGGACGCGACAACTATAAGATTTGGGAGGAAGGACAAGTTCCAGCCGTGATCTTTGAGATGACTTCACCTGGAACGAGAAGTCAGGATGACAGCTTTAAGAAAACGCTGTACGAGCAGTTAGGCGTTCAAGAATATTGGCAGTTCGACCCTAGAGGTGAATGGATTCCAGAGAAACTACGGGGCTACCGACTGCGGGGTGAAACCTACGAACTGATTACCGATGGTCAAAGCCAACCCTTACAACTTCGACTCACTGTAGAGGAAAAACTGATCGGGCTATATCGCTTGGACACAGGTGAAAAACTTCTGATTCCTGACGAGCTTGCGGCTGCACTCGAAACCGCAGAACTCGAAGCGGCTCAGGAACGGCAACGAGCAGAAGAAGAACGGCAACGAGCAGAAGAGCTTGCGGCTGAATTGGCTCGATATCGAGAACGCTTTGGCGATTTACCAGATGCCTAA
- a CDS encoding FHA domain protein (similar to AA sequence:cyanobase_aa:LBDG_41110): MLNLPPSNNSGDRALQFLKSYPAISRSLLLDCGHDIDKISTLVEPILEAPKRCAASYYIQAVTTGRTAFLTTNLPSPNQAQLTAIASTWLIGRSRNCAIEFPHPSVSRCHAVIGHSPSEGFYLMDVGSSNGTFLNGEQLPVLERRSLEDGNSIAFSHLPVEFFVVSMKDGFTDWGETTCAG, translated from the coding sequence ATGCTAAATCTTCCGCCATCAAATAATAGTGGCGATCGTGCACTCCAATTTTTGAAAAGCTACCCCGCGATTTCTCGATCGCTGCTGCTCGATTGCGGTCACGACATAGACAAAATTTCGACTTTGGTTGAGCCGATTCTAGAGGCTCCCAAACGGTGTGCTGCTTCTTATTACATTCAAGCGGTAACCACCGGACGAACCGCCTTTTTAACAACGAATTTGCCCAGTCCAAATCAAGCTCAACTCACTGCGATCGCGTCCACTTGGCTCATTGGTCGAAGTCGAAATTGCGCGATCGAGTTTCCTCATCCGTCTGTGTCTCGTTGCCATGCTGTGATCGGTCACAGTCCATCTGAGGGTTTTTACTTGATGGATGTGGGCAGTAGTAATGGAACTTTTTTGAATGGTGAACAATTGCCTGTTTTGGAACGTCGATCGCTCGAAGATGGCAATTCGATCGCATTCAGCCATTTGCCCGTCGAATTCTTTGTGGTCAGCATGAAAGACGGCTTTACCGATTGGGGTGAGACAACTTGTGCAGGTTAG
- a CDS encoding glycerol-3-phosphate acyltransferase PlsX (similar to AA sequence:cyanobase_aa:LBDG_41090): MGSTRVRIAIDAMGGDNAPDEIVAGAVRAQAELDVDVVLVGDPQQVETALKQHSQSAEIEIVPSEGTVEMEEEPLVGLRRKPKASINVAMDLVKKKQADAVVSAGHSGAAMAAALLRLGRLKGIDRPAIGAVLPTLIAGKPVLILDVGANVDCRPKFLEQFALMGTIYSQYVLGNDEPKVGLLNIGEEPNKGNELAIQTHQLLTDNPLIPFIGNAEGRDVLSGDFDVIVCDGFSGNVLLKFAEAVGEVALQILREELPRGLHGKAGVTLLKPNLKRIKQRMDHAEHGGGLLLGVDGVCIISHGSSQAPTIFNAARLAKDAIDNNVLDRIRSSYDPTVAVRSNG; this comes from the coding sequence ATGGGATCAACGCGGGTACGAATTGCTATTGATGCAATGGGTGGAGACAATGCTCCCGATGAAATCGTCGCGGGTGCAGTACGAGCACAGGCTGAACTCGATGTCGATGTCGTCTTGGTGGGTGATCCGCAACAGGTGGAAACTGCCCTGAAACAGCATTCGCAGTCAGCAGAGATTGAGATTGTGCCGTCGGAAGGGACGGTCGAAATGGAAGAGGAACCGCTGGTGGGATTGCGCCGTAAGCCCAAAGCCTCGATTAATGTGGCGATGGATTTGGTGAAGAAAAAACAGGCGGATGCGGTCGTGTCGGCGGGTCATTCTGGGGCTGCGATGGCGGCAGCATTGTTGCGATTGGGACGATTGAAAGGCATCGATCGACCAGCGATCGGGGCGGTTCTTCCAACTCTGATTGCAGGTAAGCCCGTTTTGATCCTGGATGTTGGCGCGAATGTGGATTGTCGCCCGAAGTTCCTAGAGCAATTTGCTTTGATGGGAACAATTTACTCTCAGTATGTGTTGGGTAATGATGAACCGAAAGTGGGTCTGCTCAATATTGGTGAAGAACCAAATAAAGGCAATGAGTTAGCAATTCAAACTCATCAATTGCTGACAGACAATCCGTTGATTCCTTTTATTGGCAACGCGGAAGGGCGCGACGTTCTTTCCGGTGATTTTGATGTGATTGTCTGTGATGGCTTTTCAGGCAATGTTTTGTTGAAATTTGCCGAAGCGGTTGGAGAAGTTGCCCTTCAAATTCTGCGCGAAGAATTACCGCGTGGACTGCATGGGAAAGCGGGTGTGACTTTGCTGAAACCGAATCTGAAGCGAATTAAGCAACGCATGGATCACGCTGAACATGGAGGCGGATTGCTGCTCGGTGTCGATGGTGTGTGCATCATCAGTCACGGAAGTTCACAGGCTCCAACGATCTTTAACGCGGCTCGATTGGCGAAAGACGCGATCGACAATAACGTTTTAGACCGAATTCGCTCTAGCTATGATCCGACAGTGGCAGTTCGATCGAACGGCTAA
- a CDS encoding 3-oxoacyl-ACP synthase (similar to AA sequence:cyanobase_aa:LBDG_41080), with the protein MDYSGIGIAVTGCGSAAPPTVIENDRLSEIMETSDEWIASRTGIRQRRLSDPNGSLVEIASKAAKSAIDMAGLDAIDIDLILLATSTPDDMFGSACKVQAALGASQAVAFDLTAACSGFVFGMVTAAQYIRTGTYRNVLLIGADILSRWVDWSDRRTCVLFGDGAGAVVIQANPVDRLLGFELRSDGSQNHCLNLAYSGSPKALLDDCDISEGQFAPLTMNGQEVYRFAIKRVPEIVEKALFRANLSVDQIDWLLLHQANQRILDAVADRLKIPPEKVISNLAKYGNTSAASIPLALDEAVRDGLVKSGDTIAASGFGAGLTWGAAIFQWGR; encoded by the coding sequence GTGGATTACTCAGGGATCGGAATTGCCGTCACTGGATGCGGATCAGCCGCACCTCCAACCGTGATCGAGAACGATCGACTTAGCGAGATTATGGAGACTTCCGATGAATGGATTGCGTCTCGGACAGGCATTCGGCAGCGACGATTAAGCGATCCGAATGGCTCTTTAGTTGAGATTGCGTCTAAAGCAGCGAAAAGTGCGATCGACATGGCGGGATTAGATGCGATCGACATTGATCTGATCTTGCTGGCAACTTCGACTCCGGATGATATGTTCGGCAGTGCGTGTAAAGTTCAGGCAGCATTGGGAGCCTCTCAAGCGGTCGCGTTTGATCTGACTGCGGCTTGTTCGGGCTTTGTGTTCGGAATGGTCACAGCAGCGCAGTATATTCGCACTGGAACCTATCGGAATGTTTTGCTGATTGGGGCAGATATTCTGTCGCGGTGGGTGGATTGGAGCGATCGACGAACTTGCGTTTTGTTTGGAGATGGCGCAGGTGCGGTCGTGATTCAGGCGAATCCTGTCGATCGATTACTTGGCTTTGAACTGAGAAGCGATGGCAGTCAGAATCATTGTTTGAACTTGGCTTATTCCGGTTCACCGAAAGCTTTACTCGACGACTGTGATATTAGTGAAGGACAGTTTGCACCGTTAACGATGAACGGTCAAGAAGTCTATCGATTTGCGATTAAACGAGTGCCAGAAATTGTTGAGAAAGCACTATTTCGAGCAAATCTCAGTGTTGATCAAATCGATTGGCTTTTGTTACATCAAGCAAATCAGAGAATTTTAGATGCGGTTGCCGATCGCTTAAAGATTCCTCCTGAAAAAGTGATCAGTAATCTGGCAAAATACGGCAATACTTCAGCGGCATCGATTCCACTGGCACTGGATGAAGCGGTGCGGGATGGATTGGTTAAGAGTGGAGATACGATCGCGGCATCTGGGTTTGGAGCAGGCTTAACTTGGGGTGCAGCGATTTTCCAATGGGGACGATAA
- a CDS encoding malonyl CoA-acyl carrier protein transacylase (similar to AA sequence:cyanobase_aa:LBDG_41070), with protein MVKTVWVFPGQGSQAIGMGSDLLEIPTAKAKFDQAEKILGWSVVEICQNPDNKVSQTIYTQPCLYVIEAILADLLKDKGQYPDYVAGHSLGEYSALYTAGVFDFEAGLRLMQKRAQLMDSASDGMMAALLGFDRDQLESVLAQTSDAVLANDNNAGQVVISGTPEAVESVMSQVKCKKAVKLNVSGAFHSPLMADAAEQFQTVLDTVDFKAAEMPVLSNVDPIPSRNAGELKNRLSRQMTGSVRWREISLRFADEYIDRVIEVGPGKVLTGIIKRTCPDLVLENVSSLADIPT; from the coding sequence ATGGTAAAAACGGTATGGGTGTTTCCTGGGCAAGGATCTCAGGCGATCGGAATGGGTTCGGATTTGTTAGAGATTCCGACGGCAAAAGCGAAATTTGACCAAGCAGAAAAGATTTTGGGCTGGTCAGTCGTAGAAATTTGCCAAAATCCAGACAATAAAGTTTCTCAGACGATTTACACTCAGCCTTGTCTGTATGTGATTGAAGCAATTTTGGCGGATTTGCTCAAAGACAAAGGGCAATATCCTGATTATGTAGCAGGGCATAGTTTAGGGGAATATTCGGCACTGTACACCGCTGGCGTGTTCGACTTTGAAGCGGGACTAAGATTAATGCAGAAACGCGCTCAATTGATGGATAGTGCATCCGATGGCATGATGGCGGCGCTGTTGGGATTCGATCGCGATCAGCTTGAATCGGTGTTAGCTCAAACTTCTGATGCCGTTCTCGCAAATGATAACAATGCAGGACAAGTTGTCATCTCTGGAACACCCGAAGCCGTTGAATCTGTGATGTCTCAGGTGAAATGCAAAAAAGCTGTCAAACTCAATGTTAGCGGGGCTTTTCACTCCCCATTGATGGCAGATGCGGCGGAACAATTTCAAACCGTTCTCGATACTGTTGACTTCAAAGCGGCTGAAATGCCTGTGTTATCCAATGTTGATCCGATTCCGAGTCGGAATGCTGGAGAGTTGAAAAATCGGCTCAGTCGGCAAATGACCGGATCAGTTCGATGGCGGGAAATTTCGCTTAGATTTGCCGATGAATATATCGATCGAGTGATCGAAGTCGGACCCGGAAAAGTGCTAACCGGAATTATTAAGCGCACATGTCCCGATCTCGTGTTAGAAAATGTGAGCAGTCTTGCGGACATCCCGACATGA